The window GAGTCGTGTCGTCGAAGGCCGTCAGGTCGTGCACCTGTTCTACGAGGTCGCCGAACACCTCCCCCGCTGATCCGTCGGCGGGCGCCGACTCAGACGCGCTGCAGCCGGTAGCGGAGGGCCGCGAGCTCGGCGTACAGCGCCGGGGGGATCCGCCCCTCGAAGGTGCGGAAGAACTCCTCCGTCAGGTCGGCTTCCTTCAGCCACGACTGAGGGTCGATCGCGAAGAGGCGCTGCAGGTCCTCGTCCGAGACCTCGGTGCCCTCGACATCCAGATCCTCGATGCGGGGCAGGCGCCCGACGGGGCTCTCGACCGCGGGGACCTCGCCCTCGATGCGACGGATGATCCAGTCGACGACCCGGGCGTTGTCGCCGAAGCCGGGCCACAGGAACCGGCCGTCCGGGCCCTTCCGGAACCAGTTGACCTGGAAGATGCGCGGCGCGCGGTCGAAGCGGAGCTTCTGCCCGACCTGCAGCCAGTGGCCGAAGTAGTCGGCCATGTTGTACCCGCAGAAGGGAAGCATGGCGAAGGGATCGCGCCGCAGCTCGCCGACCGTGCCCTCCGCCGCGGCGGTGCGCTCGGACGAGATCGTCGAGCCCATGAAGACCCCGTGCGTCCAGTCGGTCGCCTCGACCACGAGCGGAACATTGGTGGCGCGGCGCCCGCCGAAGAGGATCGCGTCCAGCGGCACGCCCTGCGGCGCATCCCAGTCCTCGGCGATCTGCGGGCACTGGGCCGCCCCGACGGTGAAGCGCGAGTTCGGGTGCGCCGCGGGCCGGCCGCTCTCGGGCGTCCAGAGGTTGCCCTCCCAGTCGGTGAGCTCGGCGGGCGGGGTGTCGGTCAGGCCCTCCCACCAGACGTCGCCGTCGGGACGGAGCGCGACGTTGGTGAAGATCGTGTTGCCCCACAGGGTCTCGACGGCCGTGACGTTGGTCGACTCGCCCGTACCCGGGGCGACACCGAAGAAGCCCGCCTCGGGGTTGATCGCCCAGAGGCGTCCGTCCTCACCCGGGCGGAGCCAGGCGATGTCGTCGCCGAGCGTCTCCACGCGCCATCCGGGGATGGTGGGGCGCAGCATCGCCAGGTTCGTCTTGCCGCAGGCCGATGGGAACGCCGCGGCGACGTGGTAGGCCCGCCCGGCCGGATCGATGACGCGGATGAGCAGCATGTGCTCGGCGAGCCAGCCCTCGTCGCGCCCGATCACCGAGGCGATTCGCAGCGCGAAGCACTTCTTCGCCAGGATGGCGTTCCCGCCGTAGCCGGAGCCGAACGACCAGACCTCGAGGGTGTCGGGGAAGTGGACGATGTACTTCTCGTCGTTGCAGGGCCACGCCGCGTCGGGCTCGCCGGGCTTCAGCGGGGCGCCGACCGAGTGGACCGTCTTGACCCACGGCTTGCCCGCGGCGATCTCGCGCAGCACCGCCGTCCCGACGCGGGTCATGATGCCGATGGATGCCACGGCGTAGGCGCTGTCGGTCACCTGAACCCCGATGTGCGACAGCGGACCGCCGACCGGCCCCATCGAGAAGGGCACGACGTACATGGTGCGCCCGCGCATCGATCCCTCGAACAGCGGCGTGATCGTGGCGCGGATCTCTGCCGGCGGCGCCCAGTTGTTCGTCGGGCCGGCGTCCTCTTCGAGCTCGGAGGCGATGAAGGTGCGCGCCTCGGTGCGCGCGACGTCGCTCGGGTGCGAACGGGCAAGGTACGAGCCCGGGCGCCACTCGGGGTTGAGCTTGATGAGCTTCCCCTCGTCGACCATCTGGCGCAGGAGTGCATCGTTCTCTCCGCGCGACCCGTCGACCCAGTGGATGCGGTCGGGCTGGGTCAGCGTGGCGATCTCCTCCACCCATGCCTCCAGCTCCGCCATCCCGTCGCCCATGATCGTCGGCCGGGCGCCGTAGACGCGGGAGCCTCCGGCGACGGCGGCGTCGGACGTGGTGCGCGAGAAGATGTCGGCGATAGCCATGAATGCTCCCTGAGGTCGGCGTGAAACCTGGTGTTCCTCCACTATGGCTCTGCATGACAGCGGGTTTATGAGCATCTTCGGCGCAAGAACATTGATTCTTTCGCTATCCTCAAGATCATGGCGCTTCCCACCGCGACCTCGTCCGCACCGCTGCATCTGACGACGCTCGGCCACCGCATCCGGCACCACCGCGTCGCCCGCGGTCTGACGCTGGACGAGCTCGGCGAGCAGGTCGGCGTCGCCGGCAGCCAGCTGAGCCTCATCGAGAACGGCAAGCGCGAGCCCAAGCTGTCGCTGCTGCAGGCGATCGCCGGGGCCACTGGAGTCGAGGTCACCGACCTGCTCTCCACCGAGCCACCCAACCGGCGGGCGGCGCTCGAGATCGAGCTCGCCCAGGCGCAGGCGAGTCCGGTGTTCCGCCAGCTCGGCGTCGCACCGATCAGGGTCACGAAGTCGATGACCGACGAGACGCTCGAGTCGGTCCTCGCCCTGCATCGCGAGCTGCAGCGTCGCGAGCGCGAGGCGATCGCCACGCCCGAGGAGGCCCGCCGGGCCAACACCGAGCTGCGGGTGCGGATGCGGGACGCCGACAACTATCTCCCCGACATCGAGCGGCTCGCTGAGAAGCAGCTGAAGGCCGCCGGCCACGTCTCGGGGGCCCTCACCCACCGCACCGTGAGCATCATGGCCGAGCAGCTCGGCTTCGAGCTGATCTACGTCAACGATCTGCCGCATTCCGCGCGCTCGGTCACCGACCTTGAGCACGGCCGCATCTACCTGCCGCCCGCCTCCATCCCCGGCGGGCACGGACTGCGCTCGATGGCCCTGCAGGCGATGGCCCACCGGCTGCTGGGTCATGAGCGCCCCACCGACTACGCCGACTTCCTGCAGCAGCGTCTGGAGATCAACTACTACGCCGCGTGCTGCCTCATGCCCGAGACCGCCGCGGTGTCGTTCCTCCAGCAGGCGAAGAAGGACCGCAACCTCGCCGTCGAAGACTTCCGCGACGCGTTCGGTGTCACGCACGAGGCCGCGGCGATGCGCCTCACGAACCTCCTCACCCACCACCTCGGGATCCGCCTCCACTTCCTGCGCGTGGACGGCAACGGCGGGATCTCCCGCGTCTACGAGAACGACGACCTCCCCGTTCCGATGGATGTCACGGGGTCGGTCGAGGGACAGATCGTGTGCCGGCAGTGGTCGGCGCGCTCGGCGTTCGAGGAGCAGAACCGCACGACCGAGCACTACCAGTACACCGACACCCCGGCAGGCACCTTCTGGTGCTCCACGCAGACGGGCGTGACCGGCGACGGGGAGTTCTCGATCACCGTCGGCGTGCCCTTCGACGACGCCAAGTGGTTCCGCGGCCGCGAGACGTCCACCCGGGCGACGTCCACCTGTCCCGACGAGTCGTGCTGCCGTCGCCCGCCCGCCGACGTCGCCACACGCTGGAGCGGTAAGGCCTGGCCGAGCGCGCGGGTGCACCAGCACATGTTCTCGCCCCTGCCGCGCGGCGCGTTCCCGGGGGTGGACGACACCGAGGTGTACGCCTTCCTCGAACGTCACTCCCCCGCGGAGTAGTCAGTCCGACGGCGCCGCGCTGCCGTCGCCGAGACCGCCGCCGACGGTCGGGGAGTCCGCCGCCTCGCCGACCGCCGCCGGGCCGGGCGCCGACCACGCCATCCACCCGAGCACGTACACGACGAGAGCGGCCACGAGCCCGGCGACCACCCAGAGCACGATGAGGAAGTCCACCCACGACCCGATCGGGGGCGACCCGGGAAGGAAGGTCCGCAACGGAATCGTGGCGAAGAGCATCGCGGCGATCCAGCTGAGCAGGGTCGCCTCGGCCCGCCGACGACCGCGCCGCACCGCGATCGCCACGGTCAGGGCGAGCACGGGGAGGACGATCATCAGCACGAGCAGGACGATGCCGAACGCGATCGTGGCCGCCGCCCGCGAGGCGACGATCTGCACCTGCGCCACCGGCACCCCGTCGACCACCAGGTCGTCACTCCCCGGCAGCTCGGCCGACGCGAAGGTCCACCCCGGCACCCGCGCCGTGCCGCACAGGAAGATCGGCACGGCCCGCTCCCCCGATCCCGCCACGCTGAGGGCGACGATGGCGAAGTCGGCCCGGTGCGCGTCGAAGGGCCACTGCTCCACGGCGCCCTCGGTGATGAGGTCGAGCGCGATCGACGGCGGGAGCTGGTCGGGCTCGAGCGTGACCGAACGCTCCCCCGCCGTCCCCTGCACGAGCAGCACGAGCGGGTCGGCGAGCAGTCCGGTCGCAGGGTCGGCGACCTCACCGAAGTCCTCCACGTCGAGCGTCGCGACGATCCGGTTGCCGACGGCATCCACCCTCTCGGGCGAAAGGGAGAGCACCAGCGCGCCGTCGGGTCCGGCATCCGGGCAGGGCGCACCGAGGGCCGTCCGACTGTTGGCGGCGTAGAGGGCGACGACCAGGGCGTACACCAGGGCGCTCGTCACCAGGACGGCGATGATCCGGATGACGCGGCGTCGCCGCATCCGCTCCCCTGCGCCGGCTGTCGTCACGGCCACAGTGTGGCATGCAGAGGCCGCGAGCGACCGCTCACGCCGCGCGGAACGCGGTGAATCGGTCGACGGCCGCGCGCGCCTCGGCCGCGGTCAGCAGGTCGGCGTCCAGCAGCTCGATGCCCTTCGCGCCGCGCGCGGGGACCCACAGCCCGGCGACCCGGCCACCGGCGACGATCACCGCACGCACCATGCCGTTCTTCGACGGCCCGACCCGGTCGAGGTGCGCCGTTGCGCAGGCGATCGACCGATCGTCGTACGAGAGGTAGTACTCGTCGAAGGGCGGCAGGGCGAACACCCGGGGACTCGGAGCGGACGGAGGAGGATCGGGGTCGATGTACAGGGGGTCGGCGCCGTCCCGCCAGACGGCGACCCGGCCTTCGGCGCGTCCGATCGCCTCACGGACGACCGTGAGCGACAGCCCCGTCCACCAGGCGGCATCCCGCGCGGTGGCGGGTCCGTGACCTCGGAGGTAGCGGACGACGAGCTCGACGACCGGGTCGGCGGGGTCGGCGGACGCCGTGTCGAGATCCTCGACGAGGACGACGGTCTGCTCCCGCCCCGCGCCGCTCGGCCGGTCCTGCAGCGGCCCCAGGCACAGCACACCCCGCACGGCGAGCGCGGACAGCAGGTGGTAGCCCCGCTGGCCGGTCGTCGGGATGCCTGCCGCGTCCCACACGGCGAACAGGTCGGCACGGGTCATCCGGCGCGCGTCCGCGAGCGCCTTCCGAGCGGCGACTCCGGCCTGCTCGAGGACCGTCTCGTCCACGCCCTCCCGGCGCAGCACCGGAGTCGCGCGCGCCAGCTGTCGATCGCCGGTCGCCCGCAGGATCCACCGGAGATCCGCCGCCGGCACGATGTGGAGCGTCCCGCGCATCGTCCAGGAGCGGATGAGCAGACCGGCGTCGAACAGCCCGTCGAGCGCAGCGAGGGTGGGCTCCCCCTGCGTCCGCACCGCGAGCGCCCAGCGCCCTCCGACGAAATCCTGCGCCTGGACGGCGAGCATGTGCTCGGCCGCCGTGATCGCGTCGCGCGCGGGTGCGCCGAGCCGATGGGAGGTCAGCCTCCGTCCGAGGGGCCGGTCCACCCTGTCCATTCTGCCCGGCGCCGGGCGCCAGGGCTACCGGATGCCGCTCCGGGCGAATCCGGCGATGAAGTAGCGCTGGAAGAAGAGGAACACCAGCGCGATGGGTACCACGTTCACGAGGGCGAAGGCCATCGTCGCTCCGTAGTCGCTACCCGCCTGCCCCTGGAGGAACAGCAGTCCGATGGGGAGGGTGAAGAGCTCATTGTCGCGGAGCGCGATGAGCGGCCAGGCGAAGTCGTTCCACGACTGCAGGAGCCCCATGAACACCAGCACCGCGATGAGGGGCCGGGACATCGGCAGGATGATCCGGCGGAAGGTCTGCAGGTGGGTGGCACCGTCCAGCCGTGCGGCCTCGATGAGCTCGCGCGGGATCCCCAGCATGAACTGCCGTGCCAGGAAGAGGCCGAAGGCCGTCGCCGCACTCGGGAGGATCACTCCCCAGTACGTGCCGTACAGACCGAGGCCCGTGATGAGGCGGAAGAGAGACACGATGATCACCTGGACGGGCAGCACGAGGGTGGCCAGGGCGATGAAGAAGAGCACGGTGGAG of the Microbacterium invictum genome contains:
- a CDS encoding phosphoenolpyruvate carboxykinase (GTP); its protein translation is MAIADIFSRTTSDAAVAGGSRVYGARPTIMGDGMAELEAWVEEIATLTQPDRIHWVDGSRGENDALLRQMVDEGKLIKLNPEWRPGSYLARSHPSDVARTEARTFIASELEEDAGPTNNWAPPAEIRATITPLFEGSMRGRTMYVVPFSMGPVGGPLSHIGVQVTDSAYAVASIGIMTRVGTAVLREIAAGKPWVKTVHSVGAPLKPGEPDAAWPCNDEKYIVHFPDTLEVWSFGSGYGGNAILAKKCFALRIASVIGRDEGWLAEHMLLIRVIDPAGRAYHVAAAFPSACGKTNLAMLRPTIPGWRVETLGDDIAWLRPGEDGRLWAINPEAGFFGVAPGTGESTNVTAVETLWGNTIFTNVALRPDGDVWWEGLTDTPPAELTDWEGNLWTPESGRPAAHPNSRFTVGAAQCPQIAEDWDAPQGVPLDAILFGGRRATNVPLVVEATDWTHGVFMGSTISSERTAAAEGTVGELRRDPFAMLPFCGYNMADYFGHWLQVGQKLRFDRAPRIFQVNWFRKGPDGRFLWPGFGDNARVVDWIIRRIEGEVPAVESPVGRLPRIEDLDVEGTEVSDEDLQRLFAIDPQSWLKEADLTEEFFRTFEGRIPPALYAELAALRYRLQRV
- a CDS encoding helix-turn-helix domain-containing protein; its protein translation is MALPTATSSAPLHLTTLGHRIRHHRVARGLTLDELGEQVGVAGSQLSLIENGKREPKLSLLQAIAGATGVEVTDLLSTEPPNRRAALEIELAQAQASPVFRQLGVAPIRVTKSMTDETLESVLALHRELQRREREAIATPEEARRANTELRVRMRDADNYLPDIERLAEKQLKAAGHVSGALTHRTVSIMAEQLGFELIYVNDLPHSARSVTDLEHGRIYLPPASIPGGHGLRSMALQAMAHRLLGHERPTDYADFLQQRLEINYYAACCLMPETAAVSFLQQAKKDRNLAVEDFRDAFGVTHEAAAMRLTNLLTHHLGIRLHFLRVDGNGGISRVYENDDLPVPMDVTGSVEGQIVCRQWSARSAFEEQNRTTEHYQYTDTPAGTFWCSTQTGVTGDGEFSITVGVPFDDAKWFRGRETSTRATSTCPDESCCRRPPADVATRWSGKAWPSARVHQHMFSPLPRGAFPGVDDTEVYAFLERHSPAE
- a CDS encoding DUF4436 family protein; the encoded protein is MTTAGAGERMRRRRVIRIIAVLVTSALVYALVVALYAANSRTALGAPCPDAGPDGALVLSLSPERVDAVGNRIVATLDVEDFGEVADPATGLLADPLVLLVQGTAGERSVTLEPDQLPPSIALDLITEGAVEQWPFDAHRADFAIVALSVAGSGERAVPIFLCGTARVPGWTFASAELPGSDDLVVDGVPVAQVQIVASRAAATIAFGIVLLVLMIVLPVLALTVAIAVRRGRRRAEATLLSWIAAMLFATIPLRTFLPGSPPIGSWVDFLIVLWVVAGLVAALVVYVLGWMAWSAPGPAAVGEAADSPTVGGGLGDGSAAPSD
- a CDS encoding winged helix DNA-binding domain-containing protein, which codes for MDRPLGRRLTSHRLGAPARDAITAAEHMLAVQAQDFVGGRWALAVRTQGEPTLAALDGLFDAGLLIRSWTMRGTLHIVPAADLRWILRATGDRQLARATPVLRREGVDETVLEQAGVAARKALADARRMTRADLFAVWDAAGIPTTGQRGYHLLSALAVRGVLCLGPLQDRPSGAGREQTVVLVEDLDTASADPADPVVELVVRYLRGHGPATARDAAWWTGLSLTVVREAIGRAEGRVAVWRDGADPLYIDPDPPPSAPSPRVFALPPFDEYYLSYDDRSIACATAHLDRVGPSKNGMVRAVIVAGGRVAGLWVPARGAKGIELLDADLLTAAEARAAVDRFTAFRAA
- a CDS encoding carbohydrate ABC transporter permease; protein product: MSARTRLSARGATAARTVVVLVIGLVTISPLYWMVAVAFSTRSELLGGGEFRPWPREVTLDNFVRVFESFPVATWFGNSVAISLVVTALSTITSLLAGYAFAQLRFPGSTVLFFIALATLVLPVQVIIVSLFRLITGLGLYGTYWGVILPSAATAFGLFLARQFMLGIPRELIEAARLDGATHLQTFRRIILPMSRPLIAVLVFMGLLQSWNDFAWPLIALRDNELFTLPIGLLFLQGQAGSDYGATMAFALVNVVPIALVFLFFQRYFIAGFARSGIR